The sequence GGCTGGGCGGATGTTGACTTAACCCCCAAGGGTGCGGAACAGGCCCTGAAAGCAGGGGAAAACCTCAAAAAAGCAGGCTATGAATTTGATGTGGCCTATACCTCAGTTTTAAAACGTGCCATTCGTACCCTCTGGCATGTTCAAGACAGCATGGATCTCATGTGGTTACCGGTGATTCATAGTTGGCGATTAAATGAGCGTCACTACGGAGCGCTAACGGGTTTGAATAAAGCAGAGACTGCCACTAAATATGGAGACGAACAAGTTCATATTTGGCGTCGCTCTTATGATGTGCGTCCACCATTACTAGAAGCAGAAGATGAGCGCAATCCTAAAAATGATCAGCGCTACTCCAAGCTCAGCACAGAAGACATTCCTTTGGGTGAGTGTCTCAAGGACAACGTTGATCGAGTATTGCCTTTATGGAATGAATCTATTGCGCCAGCCCTAAAAGCTGGTAAACGTGTTTTGTTAGTGGCGCATGGCAACAGTATTCGCTCGCTCATTAAATATTTAGATCAAATGTCTGATGAGGCCATTATGGAAATCAATGTACCTAATGGCATCCCCCTCGTATATGAGCTCGATGACAACCTTAAACCCATTCAGCACTTTTACCTAGACTAGATAAAAAGAAACATGCGTAAATTTCTCAAGAGCTTTGCCCTCATCGCTGTAGGCCTTATTGCTGGTGTAACCGCTACCATCCAACTGTCGGCTACTGCTCAACAAAATACGCAGCTTCCACTCGATGAGCTCCGCACCCTTTCCAATGTCTTTGCACAAATCAAGCGTGAGTACGTTGAACCTATTGAAGACAAGCAACTACTGACCGATGCCGTCAAGGGCATGGTTAGCAGCCTCGATCCACATTCCACCTTTTTGGACAAAAAAGATTTTGCTGAAATGCAGGAAGCTACTTCTGGAAAATTTGCAGGCCTCGGCATTGAAATCACTTCTGAAGATGGCGTTG comes from Polynucleobacter sp. MWH-Svant-W18 and encodes:
- the gpmA gene encoding 2,3-diphosphoglycerate-dependent phosphoglycerate mutase, whose translation is MKQLVLIRHGESAWNLENRFTGWADVDLTPKGAEQALKAGENLKKAGYEFDVAYTSVLKRAIRTLWHVQDSMDLMWLPVIHSWRLNERHYGALTGLNKAETATKYGDEQVHIWRRSYDVRPPLLEAEDERNPKNDQRYSKLSTEDIPLGECLKDNVDRVLPLWNESIAPALKAGKRVLLVAHGNSIRSLIKYLDQMSDEAIMEINVPNGIPLVYELDDNLKPIQHFYLD